The genomic stretch TTGCAGCCGAGGACACGATCGATGCGTGCGCTCACTTTGATCGCCGACCGCCAATTGGAGGTCGTGGATATGCCGCCTCCCCCGCCGCCGGCGGCCGGCGAGGTGCAGATTCGCGTCGCCGCGGTGGCACTCAATCACATCGACGTCTGGGGCTTTCGCGGCATGGCGTTCGTGAAGCGCAAATTGCCGATCGTGGTCGGCGCCGAAGCCTCCGGCGAGATCGTCGCGGTCGGCGACGGCGTGACGCGCTTCACGCCGGGGCAGCCGGTCGTGATGTATGGCGCGCAGACCTGCGGCCATTGCCAAGCCTGCCGCGAAGGCCGCGACAATTTCTGTGAGAATGTCGGCGGCTTGATCGGCTTCCACGTCGACGGCTTCGCCCGTGAGCTTCTGAACATGCCGGAGCGGCTGGTGATTCCGGTGCCCGCCGGCGTGTCGCTGCGCGACGCCGCCTGCGCGCCGATCGCGTTTTCCACCGTGCAGCACATGCTGTTCGACAATGCGAAACTGCAGCCCGGCGAGACCATCCTGGTCCATGCCGGCGGCTCCGGAATCGGCACCGTCGCCATCATGATGGCGAAGGCGATCGGCTGCACCGTGATCACCACCGTCGGCGACGATTCCAAGATCGAAGGCGTCAAGAAGCTCGGCGCCGACTATGTGATCAATTACCGCAACGACCGCTTCGAGCACGAGACCCGAAAAATCACCAAGAAAAAGGGCGTCGACGTCGTGTTCGAACATGTCGGCGCCGACACCTTCAACGGCTCACTCTTGGTGATGAAGCGCGGCGGTCGTCTGGTCACCTGCGGCTCGACCTCGGGCCCGACCGCGACCATCAATTTGATGCAGCTGTTTCAGCAGCAATACCGCATCTTCGGCTCGTTCGGCGCGACCATGACCAACATCGCCCAGAGCCTCGACAAGATGGCCGCCGGCATGGTGCCGGTGATCGATACCGAAGTGCCGCTGGACGATGTCGGCACCGCGCTGAAGCGGATGGAGAGCCGTCAGGTGTTCGGCAAGATCGTCGTCCGGTTCTGATGCGCCTACAACTGCTCCGGGCCAAGCTGCGCGCCAAGAAGGCGATCAAGCCCGTCGTCGGCTCGCTGGTCGGTGGGCTTGCGATCGGCATGCTGCGGCTGACTCGGCATTTCGATCCGATCAAGACCGCGAATTTTTTCGGCCGCCAGACCCGCAGGGTCGGGCCGCTGCTGCCGGAGCAGAAGATCGGCCGC from Rhodopseudomonas sp. BAL398 encodes the following:
- a CDS encoding zinc-binding dehydrogenase produces the protein MRALTLIADRQLEVVDMPPPPPPAAGEVQIRVAAVALNHIDVWGFRGMAFVKRKLPIVVGAEASGEIVAVGDGVTRFTPGQPVVMYGAQTCGHCQACREGRDNFCENVGGLIGFHVDGFARELLNMPERLVIPVPAGVSLRDAACAPIAFSTVQHMLFDNAKLQPGETILVHAGGSGIGTVAIMMAKAIGCTVITTVGDDSKIEGVKKLGADYVINYRNDRFEHETRKITKKKGVDVVFEHVGADTFNGSLLVMKRGGRLVTCGSTSGPTATINLMQLFQQQYRIFGSFGATMTNIAQSLDKMAAGMVPVIDTEVPLDDVGTALKRMESRQVFGKIVVRF